The Rhizobium rhododendri nucleotide sequence GTCGGCCTGCACGGGACTCGTGTCGAAAAGCTCGAGGCACTGGCAGCCGAACTCGGCGATCGCGTCAAGATCTTCCCGGCCAACCTTTCCGACCGCGACGAAGTCAAGGCGCTCGCCGCCAAGGCAGAGGCAGAACTCGAAGGCGTCGATATTCTCGTCAACAATGCCGGCATTACAAAGGACGGCCTGTTCGTGCGCATGAGCGACGAAGACTGGGATAATGTCATCGAGATCAACCTGACCTCGACATTTCGACTGACTCGCGAACTCACGCATCCGATGATGCGCCGCCGCTACGGCCGCATCATCAACATCACGTCGATCGTCGGTACGACCGGCAATCCGGGCCAGGCGAACTACTGCGCCTCGAAGGCCGGCATGATCGGCATGACAAAATCGCTGGCCCAGGAAATCGCCACGCGCAACGTCACCGTCAACTGCGTTTCGCCGGGCTTCATCGCCAGCGCAATGACCGATAAGTTGAACGACAAGCAGAAGGACGGCATCATGGGCGCCATCCCGATGAAGCGCATGGGCACCGGTGCCGAGATCGCTGCGGCCGTCGCCTATCTCGCATCCAGCGAAGCAGCCTACGTGACGGGGCAGACGCTGCACGTCAACGGCGGCATGGCCATGATCTGAAATGGAAATTGCGGTTGGGGAGAGAATTTGTCCCCAACAGCTTGTTGGGCGGGCCCGTAGGGTTGATTTTCAGGCTTTGCGACAGAGATAAAGCATGTTAATCGGGCCATGACTGTGAACAGTCGTCCCGAATACGCAGATTCTACATGCCGTTATTGCGCGGTTTTGTGGTATCTCAAGCCGGGTTGAACGGGTTTGCCAACGGTGCTCCGATT carries:
- the fabG gene encoding 3-oxoacyl-[acyl-carrier-protein] reductase translates to MFDLTGRKALITGATGGIGEEIARTLHAQGAIVGLHGTRVEKLEALAAELGDRVKIFPANLSDRDEVKALAAKAEAELEGVDILVNNAGITKDGLFVRMSDEDWDNVIEINLTSTFRLTRELTHPMMRRRYGRIINITSIVGTTGNPGQANYCASKAGMIGMTKSLAQEIATRNVTVNCVSPGFIASAMTDKLNDKQKDGIMGAIPMKRMGTGAEIAAAVAYLASSEAAYVTGQTLHVNGGMAMI